Proteins encoded by one window of Maliibacterium massiliense:
- a CDS encoding (2Fe-2S) ferredoxin domain-containing protein, with protein MKSIEELKAIRQRTLDDMNARKDKAGTRVVVGMATCGIAAGARPVLLKFVEEVKKRSLQNIIVSQTGCIGMCRLEPIVEVFRGDAEKVTYVHMTPDKVARVVSEHIVNGRPVEEYTIGAAEKAK; from the coding sequence ATGAAGTCGATTGAAGAACTCAAGGCAATCCGCCAGCGCACACTGGATGATATGAACGCCCGCAAAGACAAGGCCGGCACCCGCGTTGTGGTGGGCATGGCCACCTGCGGCATCGCCGCCGGGGCGCGTCCCGTGCTGCTGAAGTTTGTGGAGGAAGTCAAAAAACGCAGTTTGCAGAACATCATCGTCTCACAGACAGGCTGCATCGGCATGTGCCGCCTGGAGCCCATCGTGGAGGTTTTCCGCGGGGACGCCGAAAAAGTGACCTACGTGCATATGACCCCCGATAAGGTGGCGCGCGTGGTCAGCGAGCACATCGTCAATGGCCGCCCTGTGGAGGAGTACACCATCGGCGCAGCCGAAAAAGCCAAATAA
- the nuoF gene encoding NADH-quinone oxidoreductase subunit NuoF, with amino-acid sequence MDLYRAHVLVCGGTGCTSSGSPRIIEEFEKEIKNNNLEKEVKVVRTGCFGLCAMGPVVIVYPEGSFYSRVKPEDVSRIVSEHLVKGRVVEDLLYSESVVEDETLSLDEVDFYKKQMRIALRNCGVIDPENIEEYIAMDGYTALAKALTEMSPEEVIKVISDSGLRGRGGAGFPTGRKWSFAAASPGPVKYVCCNADEGDPGAFMDRSVLEGDPHAVLEAMAIAGYAIGAKQGYIYCRAEYPIALHRLEVAIGQARKYGLLGDNIFGTDFCFDIDVRLGAGAFVCGEETALMVSIEGGRGEPRVRPPFPAVKGLFGKPTLLNNVETYANVAQIINKGADWFKSIGTEQSSGTKVFALGGKINNTGLVEVPMGTTLREIIYDIGGGIPGGKAFKAAQTGGPSGGCIPASLLDTPIDYDSLIQIGSMMGSGGLIVMDEDNCMVDIARFFLDFTVDESCGKCAPCRIGTRRMLEILERIVAGNGQDGDIEKLETLARNIKESALCGLGQTAPNPVLSTLRYFRDEYEAHIYEKRCPAGHCRKLLNYEIDAELCRGCGLCAKQCPVGAISGERKSPFTIDKNTCIKCGACIEKCPFKAISRK; translated from the coding sequence ATGGATCTATACCGCGCCCATGTATTGGTTTGCGGAGGTACCGGCTGCACGTCGTCGGGATCGCCCCGCATCATTGAGGAATTTGAAAAAGAAATCAAAAACAACAATCTGGAAAAAGAGGTCAAGGTGGTGCGCACCGGCTGCTTCGGCCTGTGCGCCATGGGCCCCGTGGTCATCGTCTACCCCGAGGGTTCGTTCTACAGCCGCGTCAAGCCTGAGGACGTCTCGCGCATCGTCTCGGAGCATCTGGTCAAGGGCCGCGTGGTGGAGGATTTGCTCTACAGCGAGTCGGTGGTGGAGGACGAGACCCTTTCGCTCGACGAGGTGGACTTCTACAAAAAACAAATGCGCATCGCGCTGCGCAATTGCGGCGTGATCGATCCGGAGAACATCGAGGAGTACATCGCCATGGACGGCTACACCGCCCTGGCCAAGGCGCTCACCGAGATGAGCCCGGAGGAAGTTATCAAAGTGATCTCCGATTCCGGCCTGCGCGGCCGCGGCGGCGCAGGGTTCCCCACGGGCCGCAAGTGGTCGTTTGCCGCCGCGTCCCCGGGACCGGTCAAATACGTCTGCTGCAACGCGGACGAGGGTGACCCGGGCGCGTTTATGGACCGCTCGGTGCTGGAGGGCGACCCGCACGCAGTGCTGGAGGCCATGGCCATCGCCGGCTATGCTATCGGCGCCAAGCAGGGCTACATTTACTGCCGCGCGGAGTATCCCATCGCGCTGCACCGGTTGGAGGTCGCCATCGGCCAGGCGCGCAAGTACGGCCTGCTGGGCGACAACATCTTCGGCACGGACTTCTGCTTTGACATCGACGTGCGCCTGGGCGCAGGCGCGTTCGTCTGTGGCGAGGAAACCGCGCTGATGGTCTCCATCGAGGGCGGCCGCGGCGAGCCGCGCGTGCGTCCGCCGTTCCCGGCCGTCAAAGGCCTGTTCGGCAAGCCCACCCTGCTTAACAACGTGGAAACCTACGCAAACGTGGCGCAGATCATCAATAAAGGCGCCGACTGGTTCAAGTCCATCGGCACCGAACAGTCCAGCGGCACCAAGGTGTTCGCGCTGGGCGGCAAGATCAACAACACCGGCCTGGTGGAGGTGCCCATGGGCACCACGCTGCGCGAGATCATCTACGATATCGGCGGCGGCATCCCGGGCGGCAAGGCCTTTAAGGCCGCGCAGACCGGCGGCCCCTCGGGCGGCTGCATCCCCGCAAGCCTGCTGGATACCCCCATCGATTACGATTCGCTCATCCAGATCGGCTCCATGATGGGTTCCGGCGGCCTGATCGTCATGGACGAGGACAACTGCATGGTGGATATCGCGCGCTTCTTCCTGGACTTTACCGTGGACGAATCCTGCGGTAAATGCGCGCCCTGCCGCATCGGCACCCGCCGCATGCTGGAAATCCTCGAGCGCATCGTGGCGGGCAACGGCCAGGACGGCGATATCGAGAAGCTTGAGACGCTGGCGCGCAATATCAAGGAATCCGCGCTCTGCGGCCTGGGCCAGACCGCGCCCAACCCGGTGCTGTCGACCCTGCGCTACTTCCGCGACGAATACGAGGCGCACATCTACGAGAAGCGCTGCCCGGCGGGCCACTGCCGCAAGCTGCTGAACTACGAGATTGACGCAGAGCTGTGCCGCGGCTGCGGCCTGTGCGCCAAACAGTGCCCGGTGGGCGCCATCTCGGGCGAGCGCAAAAGTCCGTTTACCATTGACAAGAATACGTGCATTAAATGCGGTGCCTGCATCGAGAAATGCCCGTTCAAGGCCATCAGCCGTAAATAA
- a CDS encoding NADH-dependent [FeFe] hydrogenase, group A6 — protein MEMITLTIDGQKVQVEPGTTVLEAARKANIHIPTLCYLKDINAIGACRICVVEVEKMRNLPASCVLPATDGMVVHTNTPKVREARKVNLELVLSDHNRSCLTCVRSGNCELQSLSQELGVDEIRFEGAKIERLVDDSSPSIVRDNSKCILCRRCVAVCKNVQNIGVIGAVNRGIKTEIEAPFNTPLGESPCVNCGQCIVNCPTGALRERSEIDEVWDAIGDPEKYVVVQPAPAVRAALGEEFGMPIGTRVTGKMAAAARRLGFDKVFDTDFGADLTIMEEGYEFISRVKNGGKLPMITSCSPGWIKFCEHYYPDFLENLSSCKSPHQMLGAIVKSYYARENGIDPRKIFVVSVMPCTAKKFEARRPEMGHDGLADVDAVLTTREFARMIKQAHIDFANLKEEPFDEMLGDSTGAAAIFGATGGVMEAALRTVVEVLTGKSLEKVDFEQVRGLDDIKEATLMVGDMPVKIAVAHSTGAASRLLDAVRRGEKEYHFIEVMGCPGGCVNGGGQPIVPAQVKMDVDVRKERAKALYAEDADMPLRKSHENPSIQKLYKEFLEEPNSHKAHELLHTHYTARKKFI, from the coding sequence ATGGAAATGATTACCCTTACCATTGACGGCCAGAAGGTGCAGGTGGAACCCGGCACGACGGTGCTGGAGGCTGCACGCAAGGCCAATATCCATATTCCCACCCTTTGCTATCTGAAGGACATCAACGCCATCGGCGCCTGCCGCATCTGTGTGGTGGAGGTTGAAAAGATGCGCAACCTGCCCGCAAGCTGCGTGCTGCCGGCAACCGATGGGATGGTGGTGCACACCAACACCCCCAAGGTGCGCGAGGCGCGCAAAGTCAATTTGGAGCTGGTGCTCTCGGACCACAACCGCTCCTGCCTGACGTGCGTGCGCAGCGGCAACTGCGAGCTGCAGAGCCTCAGCCAGGAATTGGGCGTGGACGAGATCCGCTTTGAGGGCGCGAAGATCGAGCGGCTGGTGGACGACTCCTCGCCCTCCATTGTGCGCGACAACAGCAAGTGCATCCTGTGCCGCCGCTGCGTGGCTGTGTGCAAAAACGTGCAGAACATCGGTGTGATCGGCGCGGTCAACCGCGGCATCAAGACGGAGATCGAGGCGCCCTTCAACACCCCGCTGGGCGAATCACCGTGCGTCAACTGCGGCCAGTGCATCGTCAACTGCCCCACCGGCGCGCTGCGTGAACGCAGCGAGATTGACGAGGTGTGGGATGCCATAGGCGATCCGGAGAAGTACGTGGTGGTGCAGCCCGCGCCCGCCGTGCGCGCCGCGCTGGGCGAGGAGTTCGGCATGCCCATCGGCACCCGCGTCACCGGCAAGATGGCTGCCGCGGCCCGCCGCCTTGGATTTGACAAGGTGTTCGATACCGACTTTGGCGCGGATTTGACCATCATGGAGGAGGGCTACGAGTTCATCAGCCGCGTGAAAAACGGCGGCAAGCTGCCCATGATCACCTCCTGCAGCCCTGGCTGGATCAAGTTCTGCGAGCATTATTATCCGGATTTCCTGGAGAACCTCTCCAGCTGCAAATCCCCCCACCAGATGCTGGGCGCCATCGTGAAATCCTACTATGCGCGCGAAAATGGCATCGACCCGCGCAAGATCTTCGTGGTCTCGGTCATGCCCTGCACCGCCAAAAAGTTCGAGGCGCGTCGGCCCGAGATGGGGCACGACGGCCTGGCTGATGTGGACGCGGTGCTCACCACGCGCGAGTTTGCCCGCATGATCAAGCAGGCGCATATCGACTTTGCAAACCTCAAGGAGGAGCCGTTCGACGAGATGCTGGGCGATTCCACCGGCGCGGCGGCCATCTTTGGCGCCACCGGCGGCGTGATGGAGGCGGCGCTGCGCACCGTGGTGGAGGTGCTGACCGGCAAATCCCTCGAGAAGGTGGACTTTGAGCAGGTCCGCGGCCTGGACGACATCAAAGAGGCGACCCTCATGGTGGGCGACATGCCCGTCAAGATCGCGGTGGCGCATTCCACGGGCGCGGCTTCCCGCCTGCTGGATGCTGTGCGTAGGGGCGAGAAGGAATACCACTTCATCGAGGTGATGGGGTGCCCGGGCGGCTGCGTCAACGGCGGCGGCCAGCCCATCGTGCCCGCCCAGGTGAAGATGGACGTGGACGTGCGCAAGGAGCGCGCCAAGGCCCTCTACGCCGAGGATGCCGATATGCCGCTGCGTAAGTCGCATGAGAATCCCTCGATCCAGAAGCTCTACAAGGAATTCCTGGAGGAACCCAACAGCCACAAGGCGCACGAGCTGCTGCATACGCACTACACTGCGCGCAAGAAGTTCATCTAA
- a CDS encoding DNA topoisomerase subunit B, producing MAKAYQASDIQVLEGLEAVRRRPGMYIGSTGSRGLHHLLWEIVDNGVDEVANGFASEIRVTLHADGSVTVEDNGRGIPVGIHPQLGVSGVEVVFTQLHAGGKFNDASYAYSGGLHGVGASVVNALSKYLICEVGFEGYLYRQEFRTSVDAKTGKTLAGHPVSPLEKVGPTRRKGSRVRFLPDDTVFEEVSFRYEVVSRRLRELAFLNQGVHIFLTDERVKEDGKPKRREYHYDGGIIDFVRYTNENKNVLNETPIYVSGMRDELRMELAMQYTDAYGETIISYVNNIPTGEGGTHETGLKTALTKVFNEYARKSGLLKEKDAALFGEDFRDGLTAVLSVKMKNVQFEGQTKAKLGNTEARVAVEAVVTDQLTLWLDDIKNAGLAGTIVEKAQRAAKVREAARKAKDMARKKSALDVAQLVGKLSACSGRNARENELFIVEGDSAGGSAKQGRDRRYQAILPLRGKPLNAEKKRLDEVLANEEFRSIITALGAGIDEDFDIKNLKYDKVIILSDADQDGAHIRAILLTFFFRYMRELILQGHVYMGVPPLYRITSGGKNTYAYTDKELGKLTRGASKGYTIQRYKGLGEMNPEQLWETTLNPAHRTLVQVSIEDAAEADRIVTVLMGEKVEPRKQYISYYADFNKVDEFAQIGG from the coding sequence ATGGCAAAGGCCTATCAGGCAAGCGACATCCAGGTGCTGGAGGGATTGGAAGCGGTGCGCCGCCGCCCTGGCATGTATATCGGCTCCACCGGATCGCGCGGACTGCACCATCTGCTCTGGGAAATCGTGGACAACGGCGTGGACGAGGTGGCCAACGGTTTTGCAAGCGAGATCCGCGTCACCCTGCACGCTGATGGAAGCGTCACTGTGGAGGACAACGGCCGCGGCATCCCGGTGGGTATCCATCCGCAGCTGGGCGTATCAGGCGTGGAGGTGGTGTTCACCCAGCTGCACGCGGGCGGCAAGTTCAACGACGCAAGCTACGCCTATTCCGGCGGTCTGCACGGGGTGGGCGCCTCCGTCGTCAACGCGCTGAGCAAGTACCTGATCTGCGAGGTGGGTTTTGAGGGCTATCTATACCGCCAGGAGTTCCGCACCAGCGTGGACGCAAAGACGGGCAAAACCTTGGCGGGCCATCCGGTGTCGCCGCTTGAGAAGGTGGGGCCCACCCGCCGCAAGGGAAGCCGCGTGCGCTTTTTGCCCGACGATACGGTGTTTGAAGAGGTCTCCTTCCGCTATGAGGTGGTGTCGCGCCGCCTGCGGGAGCTTGCGTTCCTCAACCAGGGCGTGCACATCTTTCTGACGGACGAGCGCGTGAAGGAGGACGGCAAGCCCAAGCGCCGCGAATACCACTACGACGGCGGCATCATCGATTTTGTGCGCTACACCAACGAGAACAAAAATGTGCTCAATGAGACGCCCATCTACGTATCAGGCATGCGCGACGAGCTGCGCATGGAGCTGGCGATGCAGTACACGGACGCCTATGGCGAGACCATCATATCCTATGTCAACAACATCCCCACCGGCGAGGGCGGCACCCACGAGACGGGCCTCAAGACCGCGCTGACCAAGGTATTCAACGAGTACGCGCGCAAAAGCGGCCTGCTCAAGGAGAAGGATGCGGCGCTCTTTGGGGAGGACTTCCGCGACGGGCTGACGGCGGTGCTGTCGGTCAAGATGAAGAACGTGCAGTTTGAGGGGCAGACCAAGGCCAAGCTGGGCAATACCGAGGCGCGCGTGGCGGTGGAGGCCGTCGTCACCGACCAGCTGACGCTGTGGCTGGACGATATCAAGAACGCGGGCCTTGCGGGCACCATTGTGGAGAAGGCGCAGCGCGCCGCCAAGGTGCGCGAGGCGGCGCGCAAGGCCAAGGATATGGCGCGCAAAAAGAGCGCGCTGGACGTGGCGCAGCTGGTGGGCAAGCTCTCCGCGTGCAGCGGGCGTAACGCCAGGGAAAACGAGCTGTTTATCGTGGAGGGCGACTCGGCGGGCGGCTCGGCCAAGCAGGGACGAGACCGGCGCTATCAGGCAATCCTCCCCTTGCGGGGCAAGCCCCTCAACGCGGAGAAGAAGCGCCTGGACGAGGTGCTGGCAAACGAGGAGTTCCGCTCCATCATCACTGCGCTGGGCGCGGGCATTGACGAGGATTTCGACATCAAAAACCTCAAGTACGACAAGGTGATCATCCTCTCGGACGCGGACCAGGATGGCGCGCACATCCGCGCGATCCTGCTGACGTTTTTCTTCCGCTACATGCGCGAGCTGATACTGCAGGGCCACGTCTATATGGGGGTGCCGCCGTTGTATCGCATCACAAGCGGGGGGAAGAACACCTACGCCTACACCGATAAGGAGCTTGGCAAGCTGACGCGCGGCGCGTCCAAGGGCTACACCATCCAGCGCTACAAGGGCCTGGGCGAGATGAACCCCGAGCAGCTGTGGGAGACCACGCTTAACCCCGCGCACCGCACGCTGGTGCAGGTGAGCATCGAGGACGCCGCCGAGGCGGACCGCATCGTCACCGTGCTGATGGGGGAAAAGGTGGAGCCACGCAAGCAGTACATCAGCTATTACGCCGACTTTAACAAAGTGGACGAATTCGCACAAATAGGGGGGTAA
- the gyrA gene encoding DNA gyrase subunit A: MPRKKKEEPIVRNETILVRPMEDVIHTSMIPYAEYVIMDRALPRVEDGLKPVQRRIMYTMYDLGMWPDRPHRKCARIVGDCLGKYHPHGDSSVYDALVRMAQDFVMRAPLVGGHGNFGSIDGDSAAAMRYTEARMAPLALELLRDMEKDTVPFSLNFDDTLKEPDLLPGRFPNLLVNGASGIAVGLATNIPPHNLGEVIDAVIAQMKDPDITVRELMQYVKGPDFPTGGIMLDTEEIEKAYTTGRGRLIIRAKCAIEPAAAGKKAIVITEMPYQVNKAAMLEKIQKMAQEKKGVLAGIADIRDESDRNGIRAVIEVKRDADAELILQYLYKYSQLETSFGVNMVAIAEGKPQLLGLREINRLYIAHQKNVVTRRTQYDLDKARAREHILSGLMIALANIDEVVRLIRASKTPKDAKAALMARFALDDVQAQAILDMRLQRLTSLQVEELRREYESILKLIAQLEAILKSEKKLMRVIEKELLAIKEKYADARRTALIGAEAIKQVDAASFAVVEETVVTLAESGYIKRMAPKVYQRARGEIEPAAKAGDVVRFILEAKTDQRLLCITSRGVCHQIDVSAIPEGRWKERGMLVGSLCGGFEKDEHVVALMHAASASDEDDLMMYTARGMVKRTTMAQYAVRNKKFAGIGLKGEDRVVGAERVPPQDARTLLSISRAGMSIHTDPASIPQMGRTAGGVKNMVLGADDAVIFCRLIHPEGEIVLITDRGYGKRVLAVDFDIQNRNGKGAKTFDFKPGGASGEACVAAFYVTQPYEIVLVQRKGETTRLSTEAVPIQSRSAKGRPLVMAMLDDTVQCAFRPIY, from the coding sequence ATGCCGCGTAAAAAGAAGGAAGAACCCATTGTGCGCAACGAAACGATTCTCGTGCGTCCGATGGAGGACGTGATCCACACCTCTATGATCCCGTACGCTGAGTACGTCATCATGGACCGCGCGCTGCCGCGCGTGGAGGATGGTTTAAAGCCGGTGCAGCGCCGCATCATGTACACGATGTACGATTTGGGCATGTGGCCCGACCGGCCGCACCGCAAGTGCGCGCGCATCGTGGGCGACTGTTTGGGCAAGTACCATCCCCACGGGGACAGCTCCGTCTACGACGCGCTGGTGCGCATGGCGCAGGACTTTGTGATGCGCGCCCCGCTGGTGGGCGGGCACGGCAACTTCGGCTCCATCGACGGCGACAGCGCGGCGGCCATGCGCTATACCGAGGCGCGCATGGCGCCGCTGGCGCTGGAGCTGCTGCGCGACATGGAGAAGGACACAGTGCCCTTCTCACTGAACTTTGACGATACATTAAAGGAGCCCGACCTGCTGCCCGGGCGCTTTCCCAACCTGCTGGTCAACGGCGCTTCGGGCATCGCGGTGGGGCTGGCCACCAACATTCCGCCCCACAACCTGGGCGAGGTGATCGACGCGGTCATCGCCCAGATGAAGGACCCCGATATCACCGTCAGGGAACTGATGCAGTACGTCAAGGGGCCGGACTTTCCCACCGGTGGCATCATGCTGGATACCGAGGAGATTGAAAAGGCTTACACCACCGGCCGCGGCCGGCTGATCATCCGCGCCAAGTGCGCCATCGAACCGGCGGCCGCGGGCAAAAAGGCGATCGTCATCACCGAAATGCCCTACCAGGTCAACAAGGCGGCGATGCTGGAGAAGATCCAGAAGATGGCGCAGGAGAAAAAGGGCGTGCTTGCCGGCATCGCGGACATCCGCGACGAGTCGGACCGCAACGGCATCCGCGCGGTCATCGAGGTCAAGCGCGACGCGGACGCCGAGCTCATCTTGCAGTACCTCTACAAATACTCCCAGCTGGAGACCAGCTTCGGCGTCAACATGGTGGCGATCGCCGAGGGCAAGCCCCAGCTATTGGGCCTGCGCGAAATCAACCGCCTCTACATCGCGCATCAGAAGAACGTGGTCACCCGCCGCACCCAGTACGATCTGGACAAGGCCCGCGCCCGCGAACATATCCTCTCGGGATTGATGATCGCCCTTGCAAACATCGACGAGGTGGTGCGCCTGATCCGCGCATCCAAAACGCCCAAAGACGCCAAGGCGGCGCTGATGGCGCGCTTTGCACTGGACGACGTGCAGGCCCAGGCGATACTGGACATGCGCCTGCAGCGGTTGACCAGCCTGCAGGTGGAGGAGCTGCGCCGGGAGTACGAGAGCATTCTCAAGCTCATCGCGCAGCTGGAGGCCATCTTAAAGAGCGAGAAAAAGCTCATGCGGGTTATTGAAAAAGAGCTGCTTGCGATCAAGGAAAAGTACGCCGACGCGCGGCGCACGGCGCTCATTGGCGCAGAGGCAATCAAGCAGGTGGACGCCGCCAGCTTCGCCGTGGTGGAGGAGACCGTCGTCACCTTGGCAGAGAGCGGGTATATCAAGCGCATGGCGCCCAAGGTCTACCAGCGCGCACGCGGCGAGATCGAGCCTGCCGCCAAGGCGGGCGATGTGGTGCGCTTTATCCTGGAGGCCAAAACGGACCAGCGCCTGCTGTGCATCACCTCGCGCGGCGTGTGTCACCAGATCGACGTCTCCGCCATCCCCGAGGGGCGCTGGAAGGAGCGCGGTATGCTTGTGGGCAGCCTCTGCGGTGGCTTTGAAAAGGATGAACACGTAGTGGCGCTGATGCACGCGGCAAGCGCTTCGGATGAGGACGACCTTATGATGTACACCGCGCGCGGCATGGTCAAGCGCACGACCATGGCCCAGTACGCGGTGCGCAACAAAAAGTTTGCGGGCATCGGCTTAAAGGGCGAGGACCGTGTGGTGGGCGCAGAGCGCGTGCCGCCGCAGGATGCCCGCACGCTATTGTCCATCTCCCGCGCAGGGATGAGCATCCACACCGACCCGGCGAGCATCCCTCAGATGGGCCGTACCGCCGGGGGCGTGAAAAACATGGTGCTGGGCGCGGACGATGCAGTGATCTTCTGCCGCCTGATCCATCCGGAGGGGGAGATCGTGCTCATTACCGACCGCGGCTATGGCAAGCGGGTGCTGGCGGTGGACTTTGATATCCAAAACCGCAACGGCAAGGGGGCCAAAACGTTCGACTTTAAGCCGGGCGGCGCAAGCGGCGAGGCATGTGTGGCCGCGTTCTACGTCACCCAGCCCTACGAAATCGTGCTGGTGCAGCGCAAGGGCGAGACGACGCGCCTGTCTACCGAGGCGGTGCCTATCCAGAGTCGCTCAGCCAAGGGCAGGCCGCTTGTGATGGCCATGCTGGACGATACGGTGCAGTGCGCCTTTCGGCCCATCTACTGA